The genomic region ggttatttgtttttttattgaatgtcttattcatttatttacttttctaTATTATGAAGGTTTTTTATAGATAATTTACTAGGAGTAATTTGTTCATACACATCCATTATGATTCACTTATCATCCACTATCAACCATCACAAATAGTCGTCTTCTTCcatttccttgatctttgtgccaaaatccaAGGTAAAGAAATGATCAAAACAAAAAGAATATGAAATATAACTACTTTTCTTTTAATATAcgagtaaattttttttttttttttatgtgtgtgtattgaaaactgaaaagttgagGTTAATAGACTAGGATTATGAGTTCATCTGAGTAGCTAATAACAAAGCACAACAGTACAACACACATACCTTTACATCGTGTGCAAGCCTAGTTCGTTTTTACATACAGAATTTTTGATGACAGGTTGGAACCCGAAAAGAAAAGATACTAAAATTTACATATTGTCCAACGAAAGAAAATTTATCAACTGGAGGATAAAGAACTTAAATTGTCTGGGCGAGGTTTTAAAATATACCTGTTGGACttttagtcctaattaattgttttgataatgacagtaatgatttgtatgtggacataatattataaacatatgcgtgtaattgtgtgcttaagtcttaatatagaaaggaacaattcTGATACGACGAcaaagcttgaagtttggaccaaggaggtacaacttcaaatacacttgatcgatgtattcaagcaagatcaagatcagaaatcaaccacgagactcaagatgagagacttgtgaagagacgattcgtttactgaagatctactgaagattagatagtataggtcgtcatccggtaatggttttactttgtttgatttaaaggttagtgaagttatgacctaatagccataacttcattgctagataaaaatgatgcgttaatttttggaaaatatatttttagtgatttataaaaataaaagagtatttattttaattggaattaattaataagaatttaagttgaataaactattggtttgtaacacgatatttatgtcgtcatgcaacctaggttTTTAACttaattctatctcgatttgttgtgggctatgGAAGTAAGAATGGACCGAAGGAAGCCAAGGGGCCGGCCGAACCctaggaggccgaaaccctaggaggcCAAATTCCTCCATCCTTTgcctcttacttgttcatcaagtcgTTTAGGTTTTATTATTCCACAACATTCTTAAACCCTAATTTCAGaacattcctaaaccctaattctctctactataaatactctcattcattcatcatttaaAAGTGACACACATATACACTTTtaaagagaaaaatattttaagcaaaattctttgagccttaattattattttataatttgcttatacaaaaattgcgcatcaattttgtcaatcactcgaagaaaaatcgttataggatactaagtgcACAAagatagtatactcactcgcataacgtgagattattatttatcgttgtacttttcttattaacgtaagagcaacctagagtatttagcgatactgaTATAGGATTCTTTTTCACCCTTTTTCCCCTCTAATTTCATGCTTTCCGACtccatttgagtcggttttgtacTTCCTTTCTCGAATTTCGTGTCCCAATTCCCTTTACTATGACGTTGTGGCCTCCTTGCAGAAATTGAGGCGGGAACGGGTGAAATGAAGCAAGGAAGACGTGTTTACTAAGCTTTGCATGGAAGAAGAAGGGAATCATGCTGAGAGGTATTCCCAGTAGGAGGCCAAGAAGTCGGCCATTTGGGAGTGCATGTGTATACAATCAAGACGAAATCAAGCAAGGAGCATCACCGGCCCGGTGTTTGAAGGCTAGCCAGCCTACCGGGAGAACATACAATTTGAAATCACAAGTTTTTGAAGTAAGTTACAGGAACTTCCCGGTCGGATGGCCGACCGGCCGGCTACCGGGAGTTCCCCAAACCCGAAGTCAAGATTCAAGTCAAACGTGTCCCCCAGGTCGGTGGCTGAGGACCTAAGGATTGACCGCCATGCATACCGATGACTTCCAAAATTTATTTCAACTTCCAGGGACCTCAGTAGCCGGCCAGAAAGCCAAGTGAccgggtgaccggcagccggtgaCCGGCACCACTGACCGGCCGGAATTCAGATTTCGTGTTTTCAAGCCCATTTCAAATCCTACCCTAATCCTGGTGGaaactatatataccccctcccttaaccatTTGTACACTCTCCAGGATGAAATTATTTCCTTTtccaagtttcaaactttgttaATCATTTTGTTAATCATTCTTTAATTAGACAAGTTATTCAATTAGTTAGTAATtgaaattgggttgtaagaagattgaaggttcctccttctttatttttctatcctaattcattttcttgctattgagttggtattatttctctccctattttcattagtttacatttgctttttctttaagttggtttggttgtttatgttaaatttgcatctttgttgtttgattgttgttgttttctttattgttcatcttttcattgttcatctttgttGTTTACacccaaagattcaatctttgagttgattgtgttaaagattgtgtcttttagtttactcatccttgttattagattaaatcatctttattcataattattgttggattgctgcatgtttagaagtagaattcatcctcccaccatgtttatgcttaaagactccatctttattgtttatcttgcctttagaaacatgatgagtgagtagttatccttctagggtttagggggagcctAAATAGAATTAGTGGGCATGATTAGTTGATATGTTTTGAGTCTTTGGTGTAGGAATTTGTCTTTCTTAGCATTgcatacaaggtgtttgacgaattgtgtgagtgaaagcttgtgtctttttgtcttaataACTTAATTCCTCCTTTGAATGAAAATTTGgtggtggtcttgttgcatgTTTTGAAATAGTTGTTGCTCAACGAAAGTTGGTAACCGCCTCTAGGACGAACCCTCACCTTAGACTATTTTATCGATTTGTCGCCCTTAGTTCATTTAGGTGACTCCGAAGACCCTAGTCTCTTAATCAATCGTATTCATCTTCAttcaatcgtttatttagttgctCTAGTAGTTAAAATCAAAACTTTTTTCCTTCATTTTTGACTAGACTTGACTCTTAGTTAGGCTAAGTGGAAACCCCCGCCGTCTTCGTGTTCGACCCCGATCTACAACTAAATTGGGTTATTATTGTTGGTGGTAAGCGATTGACCCTATCAATAATTCTTACtcatcaaatggcgccgttgccagggatggcgttaggttatgcttagttttaTTTAGAGTCTTTGCTTTAGTCTTGTCTCAATTTGTTAGCTTGCTTTAGTAGTTGTGTGTTCTTTGTAGAGAGTGTGATTTCTTGCCTatccctagtgtgtaaaaacactaggagactcACAATTTGTCAAGTGTATGCCTAGAAGGAACCACCAAGCTCTTCTCTTCAACTCCGACCTCGAAAGGCTTTTTAGAACCTTGAGGACAAGGACCCTTGAGAGAGTAAGGAACAATTCCCCTCAAGCAAACTTGGACCAACCCAATTCACACATCCCACAAGATTTTGATACCACAACCACAATTCAACCAAATATCACAATTGAGACTTTAATAGAAAACCCTTTTCATAACTTACCTATTCCAAATAGCCCACCTCAATCACCACCACATCACACGCAAAATCCTCCTccaccacaaatggctcttagagatcataaccggcccaaccataatgattcatgtaatCCCATAAATTTTGGCACAttggccccaaacaactttgaaatgcatcccgcccaagtcgggttaGTTGAGAAGGACTTGTTTGGGGGACATATTgaagaggatgcccatgctcaCCTCCGGAAGTTTAAAAGGAAAgtttcaatgatgaagaagaatggggtgtccgaagacactttgagaatgatgttgtttccgttttcttTAACGGGCAAGGCGGACCGAtggttgaacattcacccacCGGATACTTTCACGACGTGGGATGAATTGGCTAAAGCATTCATGGCCAAATACTACCCTTCATCAAAGACCGCCATGCTCTGTAATGAGATTCACACATTTCAACAAGAAGACGGGGAATCTTTAGGTGAAGCTTGGGACCGATACCAAGACTTGATTGCAAGTTGTCCCCATcatggaataccggaatggtaTATTACTCAAACATTCTTTCAAACTTTTCTACTAAGGACTAAGGAaatggtaaatgcctccgcggggggaggaTTTGATCATTTGAGTGATGAGGAAGGTATGACATTGATCAAAAAGATGGTGGATTCGGAAGCAAATTATGGGTCTATAGGAAACATGCTAAGGAGGAATGGGAAGTTTCCTAAGGAAAACTCCTCCAACTCTTagacaaatgccaagctcgaTTTTCTCACAAAGCAAtttgagaagtttcaaagaaatcaAGTAAACCAAGCCGCGACCTCACATGGGCCACCCATGGAGGAAGTGGTTCAAGGTTCaagttgtgagctttgtggaggGAGTGGTCATACATATGACTTGTGTGCCAACAATTACAATGGTGCCTATGAAGAGAATGCTCAAGAGGTTAACGCTTTTCAAAGTTTTAACAATAATCCTAGACCACCAAGGCCACCCTACAACAACCCAAATGTCTACAATCCAAATATCAATTTCTACCACCCCGGTTTGAGGAACCACCCCAACTTTAGCTACAAAAgtaccaatgttcaaaacccacgACACCTTCAACAACAATCCCCAAACAATCCACCCGGTTTTGCTCAACCAAGAGGAATATTCCCCAACCCAAGAATTAATCCCCAAAACCAAAACTATGGCAACCAACAACAAGGGTACCAAGATTTTGGTGGTAACCAAAGCAACCAAGGAttttaccaagggaatcaagtgaatcaagcaaatcaaggatttgggcaagggtatgttcaagggtctcaagaacaaggtcaaggatcaaacttcaacaacaatggTCCTAGAGCTAACTTCCAAGAGggacaaaacaacaaccaaggttccaatgctcggtatgactatgggttccctttaccTATAGCCAACTAACCCTatcaagaaccccaaggtgagctctctcaagtcgagcttttgaagatgataaagaacatgcaacttcaacatagtcaagaaatgacaaattttgctaaggcaactcaacaagaacaagcaaacttgagGGCTACCTTCCTTAAAGACATGAGAGAAATGGAATCTAGGATGGCCTCTCatgctatggctaaccctcaaCGCCCGCCCGGTGGTTTATTGGCCCAAGGACAAAACTCCAAGGATGCCTCAAATAGCCATCATGCTCATGCGGTGGTGTTGAGGAGCGGTGTAGAGCTTGAGAACCCTTACAAAGATCTTGAGTTGGAAGTCGATGAAGACCCCAAGGGAAATGAGTTGGGAATGAATGGTGAAGAGGAAAGCTCACCTATTGAACAATTGGGTAAAGCTAGTGAAGCCAAGAAAGGGAAGAAAGCTTGTGAAGATTTGTCAAGAAAGGTAATTCAAGAGGACAAGGATGTTGATGGGTATGTGGAAGACCTTCCTTATGAGGAGGAAGTTATTGAAAAAGTACCTTTGCAACACTCTAAAAAGGTAACAAAAAATTCGACTCCTCCAAAGGTATCTTCCAATTCTCAACTTGTTCCTAAAATTCCTTACCCCtcaagagccataaagagtagggagaaccttaagtatgccaagttttgtgatatgcttgagaaacttgaggttaccctaccctttacggaggTGATTATGAACATGCCAACATACTCAAAAATTttgaaagatattttgacaaagaaaagagtcttgggtgaccaagaaatagtggctatgaaagaggcatgtagtgctcatatccttaataAAATGCCTCCTAAACTTGGTGACCGGGGAAGCTTTTCAatcccatgtgtagttggtggtgttcCTATATCAAGAGCTCTTTGTGACTTGGGAGTAAGTGTGAGTGTTATTCCTTTGAAAGTTGCAAAAAGGATTGGCATTCAAGCCCTTGCCCCCACCACTATGACTCTCaaattggcggataggtccgtcaagcgCCCTATAGGGGTGCTTGAAGACgtacccgtcaaagttggaaAGCTTTTGATTCCCACCGATTTTGTTGTCCTCgatattccggaggatagccACACCCCCATCATCCTAGGTACGCCATTTTTGGCTAACAGAGGAGTTCTCATAGATGTGAAGAATGAGCGGCTAACCTTCCAAATCGAGGGCAATAATGTCGAGTTTAACTTACCTAGCTTGATGAAAGGACCGAAGATGGAAAGGTTGAGCACAATTGAGTTGGTAGATGAAGTGGTACAAGAGGTAGCCCGTGAAGAAGCGGAGATGGAATAAGTTTTTCAAATCTCCTTGCATGATGAGGCCATGAAGGAGGACCATGAAGTCGATGAGGAActattgaagaaagtggagggatttctccctccaaaggtacaactcaaaactCTTCCTCCCTCCCTCAAGTATTCTTTTCTTGATGATGGAGAGGCTTTCCCGGTGATAATTAATGCTAACCTAAGTGAGCCCCAAGAAAAGAGGCTTTTGCAAATCTTGAAAAATCATAGAGGGGCACTTGGCTATAGCATTGATGACGTCAAGGGCTTAAGtccgagtttgtgcatgcatCGAATAGTTTTGGAAGAGGGGAGTAAACACAAGGTTGATGGTCTTAGGCGGATTAACCCAAAGATGGCCGAAGTGGTAAAAAGTGAAGTGTTGAAACTTCTAGAGGCCGGTATTATATACCAAATAACCGATAGTAAATAGGTTAGTCCAGTACACGTTGTACCAAAGAAAGGGGGGGTGcaaatggttgaacaagaggatggcacaaccctacctactagacccgtgaccgggtggcgaatgtgtattgactggcgcaagctcaatgccgccaccctAAAAGACCACTTCCCGATtcccttcattgaccaaatgctagaaAGGCTCGCTGGCCATGCATACTATTGCTTCTTAGACGGttattccgggtttttccaaatTCTCATCCACCcagatgaccaagagaagacgaccTTCACTTGCCCAATAGGGGTCTATGCCTAccgtaggatgccattcgggctttgtaatgcgcccggcacctttcaaaggtgcatgatggcaatattttctgatttccttgaaaaaagcatggaagtcttcatgcacgactttagtgtccatggagactcGTTTGAACTTGGTATTGAGAACTTGGCTAGTGTGTTGAAACGGTGTGAGGAGCACAACCTCGTCCTtaattgagaaaaatgtcattttatgGTGGAGGAAGGGGTTGTCCTCGGTCACATCGTTTCAAGTAGGGGTATTGAGGTCGATGGGGCTAAAGTTGCGGTCATAGAGAATTTGTCACCCCCTTCCAATGTTAAGGGAGTTAGAAGTTTTCTAGGCCATGCCGGGTTTTATCGgcgttttatcaaggattttttcaaaaatagcaaagcccttaacctcattactccttaaggattccccctttgtgtttgatgaatcttgtcttgaagcttttcataggttgaagagagcattggtcacgACACCAATAATCCGGTCTCCGGATTGGAACCTTccctttgagataatgtgtgatgcttcagacttcgcggttggtgcggtacttgggcaagtggtggataagaagcatcatgtgatttattacacaagcaagactcttgacCAAACACAATGTGGCTATGCTACAACCGAAAAGGAAATATTGGCAATTGTCCATGCCGTTGAGAAATTTCGACAATACCTTgttgggtctaaggtggtggtttactccgatcacaccgccttgagacaattgatggttaagaaagatgcaaagccccgactcttgagatgggtcctacttctccaagaatttgatttagagattAAGGATAAGGCCGGATCGGAAAATGTTGTAGTCGACCACCTATCAAGATTGACCGTTGAAGATCATGGGATACAAGACAAGAGTGGACCCATCAATGAGTGGTTACGGGATGATGGACTCATGGAAGTTACCGTCAAAACCCCTTGGTTTGCGGATCTTGCAAACTACATTGTAAGTGGTTTCTTGCCGGATGAAATGGAACAAAGGGAAAGGCGGAAGTTGAGGAATGACGCCAAGAGATACTTTTGGAATGACCCACATTTGTTCCGaaagtgtggggatggaatgttCCGGAGATGTGTTTCAAGAGAGGAGGGCTTGGAGATTGTCGATCGGGTTCACAATTCCTTCTATGGGGGACACTTGGCCACCTCTAGAACAattgccaagatcctccaaggtGGGTTCTATTGGCCCTCCATGTTTAAGGACATCCACTACTTTGTTaaatcttgtgatgcttgccaaagggtTGGAAACATTGGAAAGAGGAGTGAAATGCCCTTGACTAATATATTGGAAATTGAGCTTTTTGATTGTTGGggcatagacttcatgggaccctTTCCCAACTCTTGTGGAAATGAATACATCTTGGTCGCGGtggattatgtgtccaaatggattgaagcggtaGCCGCTCCCACCAATGATAGCAAGGTTGTGATGAAACTTTTCAAAGACACGATTTTCCCAAGGTTCGGAACACCAAGAGTAGTCATAAGTGATGGCGGATCACACTTTCGCAAAAGCACTTTCAAAGCTCTACTTGAATCACATGGAGTGCGGCATAAAACCGcccttgcctaccaccctcaaactagtgggcaagtggaggtttctaaccgccaaATTAAAGCCATTTTGGAGAAAGTCACAAACAAGAGCCGGAAAGATTGGTCCCAAAAGCTCCCGGATGTCTTATGGGAATTGAGAACCGCCTTCAAGACACCCCTTGGCACCACCCCATATAAGCTTGTGTACGGAAAAGCTTGTCATTTGTCGGTTGAGCTAGAACACAAGGCTTGGTGGACTCTTAAAGAGatgaattttgactttgatgCCGCCGGAGAGGTACGTTTCctccaaatgaatgagcttgaggaattgagattggaggcctatgagagctccaaaatctacaaagatcaaacgaagaaatggcatgatGCCAAGATCATGAAGAAAGAGATAAGTGTTGGAGACCTTGTTCTCCTTTTCAATTCCAAGATTAAGGTGTTTCCGGGGAAGCTCAAGTCGAGGTGGTCGGGACCCTTTAAAGTGATGAAAATATTCCCCTATGGTGCCTTCGAGCTTTGGAGCGAAGAAGGAGGGGCCTTtagggtcaatggtcaaagaatcAAGCGCTACTATGACGGTGATAACAAAGGTCCGATTGAAGTACTCTATCTCGGGGAACCCCTCCCCGAGGATAGGACAAATTGAAACTCTTGAAGGAAATTCggtttggtggagttccacaagaaccaccatttgtaca from Silene latifolia isolate original U9 population chromosome 3, ASM4854445v1, whole genome shotgun sequence harbors:
- the LOC141648683 gene encoding uncharacterized protein LOC141648683; translation: MPPKLGDRGSFSIPCVVGGVPISRALCDLGVSVSVIPLKVAKRIGIQALAPTTMTLKLADRSVKRPIGVLEDVPVKVGKLLIPTDFVVLDIPEDSHTPIILGTPFLANRGVLIDVKNERLTFQIEGNNVEFNLPSLMKGPKMERLSTIELVDEVVQEVAREEAEME